A single window of Salvia splendens isolate huo1 chromosome 8, SspV2, whole genome shotgun sequence DNA harbors:
- the LOC121743929 gene encoding WUSCHEL-related homeobox 9-like isoform X2 → MASSNRHWPSMFKSKPPHLQWHHDINPSLISSNKTPYAQGHGCEERTPEPKPRWNPRPEQIRILEGIFNSGMVNPPRDEIRRIRAQLQEYGQVGDANVFYWFQNRKSRSKHKQRHLQTFKPQPPAAPSPPPSSSSSDKSSSEKSISVCPSSVIDLLNSPTASVNQPFLHSPADFLAEPFYFPVQHTQELCFPVADQSPNFLLSELMLMTKKREEDEEKMQQFSYTNNTVVPPSFCVPSPSTHHLLQGVEQCGPTKSTVFINDVCFEIGAGPFNVREAFGDDATLFHSSGQPVLTDDWGLTLHPLHHGAFYYLLRPFIKI, encoded by the exons ATGGCTTCATCAAACCGACACTGGCCTAGCATGTTCAAATCCAAACCCCCTCATCTCCAATGGCACCATGACATCAACCCCTCCCTCATTTCATCCAACAAAACCCCCTATGCACAAG GCCACGGCTGCGAGGAGAGGACGCCGGAGCCAAAGCCGCGGTGGAACCCTCGGCCGGAGCAAATCCGGATCCTGGAAGGCATCTTCAACTCGGGGATGGTGAACCCTCCCCGAGATGAGATTCGCCGAATTAGGGCTCAATTGCAGGAATACGGCCAAGTCGGAGACGCCAACGTCTTCTACTGGTTCCAGAACCGCAAATCAAGGAGCAAGCACAAGCAGCGCCACCTCCAAACCTTCAAGCCTCAGCCCCCCGCCGCTCCATCTCCTCCAccttcatcctcctcctctgacAAGTCTTCAAGTGAGAAATCCATATCCGTCTGCCCTTCCTCCGTGATTGACCTGCTCAACTCGCCAACTGCTTCGGTCAACCAACCGTTTCTCCATTCCCCGGCCGACTTCCTCGCCGAGCCCTTCTACTTCCCGGTGCAGCACACGCAAGAGCTTTGCTTCCCTGTGGCGGATCAGAGCCCCAATTTCCTCCTCAGCGAGCTCATGCTGATGACGAAGAAACGCGAAGAAGACGAAGAGAAGATGCAGCAGTTCAGCTACACAAACAACACCGTTGTTCCTCCGTCTTTCTGTGTCCCTTCCCCCAGCACCCATCATCTTCTACAAG GTGTGGAACAATGCGGCCCCACCAAATCCACGGTGTTCATCAACGACGTGTGCTTCGAGATCGGAGCCGGCCCCTTCAATGTCCGCGAGGCGTTTGGCGATGACGCGACGCTTTTCCACTCGTCGGGGCAGCCCGTGCTGACCGACGACTGGGGTCTCACACTCCACCCCCTCCACCACGGCGCATTCTACTATCTCCTCCGCCCCTTCatcaaaatttg A
- the LOC121743929 gene encoding WUSCHEL-related homeobox 9-like isoform X1 translates to MASSNRHWPSMFKSKPPHLQWHHDINPSLISSNKTPYAQVGHGCEERTPEPKPRWNPRPEQIRILEGIFNSGMVNPPRDEIRRIRAQLQEYGQVGDANVFYWFQNRKSRSKHKQRHLQTFKPQPPAAPSPPPSSSSSDKSSSEKSISVCPSSVIDLLNSPTASVNQPFLHSPADFLAEPFYFPVQHTQELCFPVADQSPNFLLSELMLMTKKREEDEEKMQQFSYTNNTVVPPSFCVPSPSTHHLLQGVEQCGPTKSTVFINDVCFEIGAGPFNVREAFGDDATLFHSSGQPVLTDDWGLTLHPLHHGAFYYLLRPFIKI, encoded by the exons ATGGCTTCATCAAACCGACACTGGCCTAGCATGTTCAAATCCAAACCCCCTCATCTCCAATGGCACCATGACATCAACCCCTCCCTCATTTCATCCAACAAAACCCCCTATGCACAAG TAGGCCACGGCTGCGAGGAGAGGACGCCGGAGCCAAAGCCGCGGTGGAACCCTCGGCCGGAGCAAATCCGGATCCTGGAAGGCATCTTCAACTCGGGGATGGTGAACCCTCCCCGAGATGAGATTCGCCGAATTAGGGCTCAATTGCAGGAATACGGCCAAGTCGGAGACGCCAACGTCTTCTACTGGTTCCAGAACCGCAAATCAAGGAGCAAGCACAAGCAGCGCCACCTCCAAACCTTCAAGCCTCAGCCCCCCGCCGCTCCATCTCCTCCAccttcatcctcctcctctgacAAGTCTTCAAGTGAGAAATCCATATCCGTCTGCCCTTCCTCCGTGATTGACCTGCTCAACTCGCCAACTGCTTCGGTCAACCAACCGTTTCTCCATTCCCCGGCCGACTTCCTCGCCGAGCCCTTCTACTTCCCGGTGCAGCACACGCAAGAGCTTTGCTTCCCTGTGGCGGATCAGAGCCCCAATTTCCTCCTCAGCGAGCTCATGCTGATGACGAAGAAACGCGAAGAAGACGAAGAGAAGATGCAGCAGTTCAGCTACACAAACAACACCGTTGTTCCTCCGTCTTTCTGTGTCCCTTCCCCCAGCACCCATCATCTTCTACAAG GTGTGGAACAATGCGGCCCCACCAAATCCACGGTGTTCATCAACGACGTGTGCTTCGAGATCGGAGCCGGCCCCTTCAATGTCCGCGAGGCGTTTGGCGATGACGCGACGCTTTTCCACTCGTCGGGGCAGCCCGTGCTGACCGACGACTGGGGTCTCACACTCCACCCCCTCCACCACGGCGCATTCTACTATCTCCTCCGCCCCTTCatcaaaatttg A